CAATCAATCCCGAAGCATTTAGTCCCAATCGATCTACAACGAACATTAAGATGATAACTTTAAAAAAGATATTAATGATTGGTACTAAGAACGAACGAATAGACAAATCAACATTACGCGCTATCATTCTTTTTTCAATAAGGTTTTTCAGTTTTGTTGATATCCAAAAACCGATGGTTAAAGTTAAAATAGCAGAAACCAAGCTCCAACCTATTTCAGAACCTTTTGTGATTAAGATATTGGTGATATATTCTAAATCTTTAAATGGCGTTTCAATCACATCTTTTAAACTATCCACTTTGTCTTCTTCTTGCATTGTCTTATTTATTGTCAAATTAGTTGATAAAATTAATTCCAATCTTACATCTTTTCAAAAAAATATAAAAATTATCACTTTTTTTAACTATTTTTAACCATCATGAACATTGGTACAATATTGGTAAATAACTAATTACAACAACAAAAAAACTATAATTAAAAAAATCGAAAACTATGAACATTATTGATTTAGTAAAAGGGTACATTAACCCAAATTTAATCTCGAAAGTTTCATCAGAATTAGGCGAAAGCGATACTGGAATTTCAAAAGCAATGAGTGCTTATTTGCCTATTTTGTTAGGAAGCTTAGTGGATAAAGGTAGTTCTACCAACGGATTATTTCATGCAATCAAATCTTTTGGTGCTTCGCGAGGATTATCCAATATCTCAACAACACAAGAAACACCAGATAACTTAATTAGTATAATCGCTACTCTTTTAGGAAATAATACACAACCTATTATTGCGAAAGTGGCAGAGTTTGCAGGTATTTCAACAGCTTCTTCATCAAAATTATTGGACTTAACCGCTTTAACAACATTCGGCTCAATAGGAAAAGAAGCTGAGTTTAATAATTTGACAGAACGTGATTTCTTCTCACAATTAGCTGGAATGAAAGATAAAATAGTAGGTTTAATCCCTGCAGGATTAGGACTTGGTGCATTAGGTTTAGGATCTTTCTTTACCGATAAACCCAATATTTCTGAAACCGCTACAGAAACAGTAGAGCCTGCCAAAGAAAAAATTAAAGATGCTTTTGCTGAAGTTAAAGATACGGTTAAACCAGAAGAAAAACCTTTTGTTGAACCGATACATTCTTCTCATAATCATAACGAAAATAATAGCGGTGGCGGATTTTGGAAATGGATAATCCCTCTAATTATTTTAGGTTTAGCTGCATTTTTCTTGTTGAAGTATTGCAAAGACGAAGATAAAAATGTAACA
This portion of the Empedobacter stercoris genome encodes:
- a CDS encoding OmpA family protein; protein product: MNIIDLVKGYINPNLISKVSSELGESDTGISKAMSAYLPILLGSLVDKGSSTNGLFHAIKSFGASRGLSNISTTQETPDNLISIIATLLGNNTQPIIAKVAEFAGISTASSSKLLDLTALTTFGSIGKEAEFNNLTERDFFSQLAGMKDKIVGLIPAGLGLGALGLGSFFTDKPNISETATETVEPAKEKIKDAFAEVKDTVKPEEKPFVEPIHSSHNHNENNSGGGFWKWIIPLIILGLAAFFLLKYCKDEDKNVTTDTEVITDSAIFSTDSIETTKELSTIDLDGIALSGYANGLEDQIIKFIKMPEFANLTEDQLKDKWFNFDNVNFVFGKTDQLEAGSEVQLDNVTAILKKYPNAKIKLGAYTDKVGDDTKNKEISQKRADYLKAELAKRGVGAQVVSAEGYGEEFATVAETASDEERASDRKMSLRFTK